The following proteins come from a genomic window of Miscanthus floridulus cultivar M001 chromosome 2, ASM1932011v1, whole genome shotgun sequence:
- the LOC136537338 gene encoding uncharacterized protein, translated as MQLSVPPHIVVVCLALAFLLPSHAAATATAPAGTVQRETKQQILASIPPHWDENPVLFLTSPSGKYAAYFMRTQTTPGAGGLGADFCYVEVLDTTAPGAEGRSVWESECMAVSTVNTCALVFSWNGLEVFDGSTSVWHTHDAQSDDHNFLQTLQLVDQGDMRILDKGGELAWKASDEPRAAQHCGMPGSPGLASALPPFAEPIGHGSSDLPFGQGDGYGNGVGAGAGVGAGGVAQPEAPLAAPLPQPELPLAPLPQEADQFGGAAAAAGQGQGVQDVGQTFGFGNQPLVDNSPYDSGAPKHGCSLVGTSVALGLTVAVSMMGLGLLNSKHARVQMVVVY; from the coding sequence ATGCAGCTCAGCGTTCCGCCGCACATTGTCGTCGTGTGTCTCGCGTTAGCCTTTCTGCTCCCGTCCCACgccgcggcgacggcgacggccccGGCAGGCACGGTACAGCGTGAGACCAAGCAGCAGATCCTGGCGAGCATCCCGCCGCACTGGGACGAGAACCCCGTGCTGTTCCTCACGTCGCCGTCGGGGAAGTACGCGGCGTACTTCATGCGCACCCAGACCACGCCGGGCGCCGGGGGCCTCGGCGCCGACTTCTGCTACGTCGAGGTGCTCGACACGACGGCGCCGGGCGCCGAGGGCCGGAGCGTGTGGGAGTCGGAGTGCATGGCGGTGAGCACCGTGAACACGTGCGCGCTCGTGTTCTCGTGGAACGGGCTGGAGGTGTTCGACGGGAGCACCTCGGTGTGGCACACCCACGACGCGCAGTCCGACGACCACAACTTCCTGCAGACGCTGCAGCTGGTGGACCAGGGCGACATGCGCATCCTCGACAAGGGCGGCGAGCTGGCGTGGAAGGCCAGCGACGAGCCGCGCGCCGCGCAGCACTGCGGGATGCCCGGCTCGCCCGGCCTGGCCTCCGCTCTGCCCCCGTTCGCCGAGCCGATCGGGCACGGGAGCAGCGACCTGCCGTTTGGACAGGGAGACGGTTATGGCAACGGcgtcggagccggagccggagttGGAGCTGGCGGCGTGGCGCAACCCGAGGCACCGCTTGCGGCGCCATTGCCGCAGCCCGAGTTGCCACTGGCGCCGCTGCCTCAGGAAGCGGATCAGTTCGgtggcgccgctgccgccgcgggGCAGGGACAGGGCGTGCAGGATGTGGGGCAGACGTTCGGATTCGGCAACCAGCCACTGGTGGACAACAGCCCGTACGACAGTGGGGCACCGAAGCATGGATGCAGCCTCGTTGGGACCTCAGTTGCTTTGGGGCTCACTGTTGCCGTCTCCATGATGGGTCTGGGCCTCCTGAATTCGAAACATGCGCGCGTGCAAATGGTTGTGGTGTACTAA
- the LOC136534650 gene encoding uncharacterized protein, with amino-acid sequence MECTRAVCRWNTRFQQSHLTMEVKMELATVRAMAEGTPCLYINQEFQRGEAPVVLPPAPNAFALSQNNKEASLMDYSFSTYLMWHLNASSIASYFNSAQIQKLIDNLNKTLCNGSSPSEDSHRTYIG; translated from the exons ATGGAATGTACACGAGCAGTATGCCGCTGGAACACCAG ATTCCAACAAAGCCATCTGACCATGGAGGTAAAAATGGAACTCGCCACCGTGCGGGCGATGGCGGAGGGAACACCCTGCCTCTATATCAATCAAGAGTTCCAGCGAGGAGAGGCTCCCGTCGTTCTACCACCAGCCCCAAATGCTTTTGCGCTTTCTCAAAATAACAAAGAAGCTTCCCTTATGGATTATTCTTTCTCGACATATCTGATGTGGCATCTAAATGCATCATCAATTGCAAGCTATTTCAATTCTGCTCAG ATCCAGAAGCTTATTGACAACCTCAACAAGACATTATGCAACG GTTCATCACCAAGTGAAGATTCACATAGGACCTACATTGGCTGA
- the LOC136540314 gene encoding proline-rich protein 4-like has product MEIQARLLLVAVFGIVIAIGFANAVQGETATPVVVGLAKCSDCARRNMNAEAAFKGLQVAVKCRNSKGEYESTAVGQVGKSGAFSVPLAADVVGEDGELKSECFAQLHSASSAPCPGQEPSKIVAAPPGGHDGTEKTFVALGGKVYRSSPECASAFLCHPFFHSVMHHHHHVGIHTPVVIPHLPDHGHGHSIPPVTNEPPAVGVPEHKPAPVPVPEHEPPSTATAPSTPPVYSHSFQCKILNKLPTSYKWA; this is encoded by the exons ATGGAGATCCAAGCACGACTGCTACTGGTAGCCGTTTTTGGCATTGTGATAGCGATAGGTTTCGCCAATGCCGTGCAAGGAGAGACAGCAACGCCGGTTGTTGTTGGCTTGGCCAAGTGCTCCGATTGCGCCAGGAGGAACATGAACGCTGAGGCAGCTTTCAAAG GTCTTCAGGTGGCCGTGAAGTGCAGGAACAGCAAGGGCGAGTACGAGAGCACGGCCGTGGGACAGGTGGGCAAGTCCGGCGCCTTCAGCGTCCCGCTGGCGGCTGACGTCGTTGGCGAGGACGGGGAGCTCAAGTCCGAATGCTTCGCGCAGCTCCACAGCGCGTCGAGTGCGCCGTGCCCCGGGCAGGAGCCGTCCAAGATCGTCGCGGCGCCACCCGGTGGCCACGACGGCACCGAGAAGACGTTCGTTGCGCTCGGCGGCAAGGTCTACCGCTCGTCGCCCGAGTGCGCTTCGGCTTTCCTTTGCCACCCTTTCTTCCACAGCGTTATGCACCATCACCATCACGTAGGAATCCACACGCCTGTGGTTATCCCTCACCTGCCTGATCACGGCCACGGCCATTCCATTCCGCCTGTCACCAATGAGCCGCCGGCGGTAGGCGTTCCTGAGCACAAACCGGCGCCGGTGCCCGTGCCGGAGCACGAGCCTCcgtcgacggccaccgcgccgtcgacgccgccggtGTATTCGCATAGCTTCCAATGTAAAATATTAAACAAGTTGCCCACCTCTTACAAATGGGCATAG
- the LOC136537337 gene encoding proline-rich protein 4-like produces the protein MEIQARLLLVAVFGIVIAIGFANAVQGETATPVVVGLAKCSDCARRNMNAEAAFKGLQVAVKCRNSKGEYESTAVGQVGKSGAFSVPLAADVVGEDGELKSECFAQLHSASSAPCPGQEPSKIVAAPPGGHDGTEKTFVALGGKVYRSSPECASAFLCHPFFHSVMHHHHHVGIHTPVVIPHLPDHGHGHSIPPVTNEPPAVGVPEHKPAPVFKSHSQCYFLLILLRVFRGNPNYSCDLKKNSIERECCESMPASSLVNMRLLTV, from the exons ATGGAGATCCAAGCACGACTGCTACTGGTGGCCGTTTTCGGCATTGTGATAGCGATAGGTTTCGCCAATGCCGTGCAAGGAGAGACAGCAACGCCGGTTGTTGTTGGCTTGGCCAAGTGCTCCGATTGCGCCAGGAGGAACATGAACGCTGAGGCAGCTTTCAAAG GTCTTCAGGTGGCCGTGAAGTGCAGGAACAGCAAGGGCGAGTACGAGAGCACGGCCGTGGGACAGGTGGGCAAGTCCGGCGCCTTCAGCGTCCCGCTGGCGGCTGACGTCGTTGGCGAGGACGGGGAGCTCAAGTCCGAATGCTTCGCGCAGCTCCACAGCGCGTCGAGTGCGCCGTGCCCCGGGCAGGAGCCGTCCAAGATCGTCGCGGCGCCACCCGGTGGCCACGACGGCACCGAGAAGACGTTCGTTGCTCTCGGCGGCAAGGTCTACCGCTCGTCGCCCGAGTGCGCTTCGGCTTTCCTTTGCCACCCTTTCTTCCACAGCGTTATGCACCATCACCATCACGTAGGAATCCACACGCCTGTGGTTATCCCTCACCTGCCTGATCACGGCCACGGCCATTCCATTCCGCCTGTCACCAATGAGCCGCCGGCGGTAGGCGTTCCTGAGCACAAACCGGCGCCGGTGTTTAAATCACACTCACAATGCTATTTTCTCCTTATTCTCCtaag GGTTTTTCGAGGAAATCCAAACTATAGCTGTGATCTCAAGAAGAATTCGATCGAGAGGGAGTGTTGTGAATCAATGCCTGCCTCTTCACTGGTGAACATGCGTCTCCTCACCGTGTGA
- the LOC136540315 gene encoding proline-rich protein 4-like → MGTLLPQQAAVLLAALLTVSFGATAWKKAEAAAPPPIVVGSIKCLDCSPNDANAFKDLQVAIKCKSGADETYETKALGPLDDTGVFRIPLAAELLRDDGSMDRDCFAQLHNSIGTPCVGQAPPRIAPTTSQLDGGDSSSTTYFAAATDDTVFAPVACACGKKKKHYMFGPPPPPPRPRPTPTPNPPTTPTYGPPTPTPTPVEEPRPPAPEEPEPFFKKKPKMKFMHKKKPCPPLVDDDDTTRPAATRQEKKLPKKLN, encoded by the exons ATGGGGACTCTGCTTCCTCAGCAAGCCGCGGTTCTTCTGGCTGCGCTCTTGACCGTGAGCTTCGGCGCGACGGCTTGGAAGAAGGCAGAggcggcagcgccgccgccgatcGTGGTTGGCAGCATCAAGTGCTTGGACTGCTCCCCCAACGATGCCAATGCCTTCAAAG ACCTGCAggtagcaatcaagtgcaaatcCGGCGCCGACGAGACGTACGAGACGAAGGCGCTTGGCCCCCTCGACGACACCGGCGTCTTCCGTATCCCACTCGCCGCCGAACTCCTGCGCGACGACGGGAGCATGGACCGTGACTGCTTCGCGCAGCTCCACAACTCGATCGGCACGCCGTGCGTCGGTCAGGCGCCGCCCAGGATCGCGCCCACCACCAGCCAATTAGACGGCGGCGACAGCAGCAGCACGACCTACTTCGCGGCCGCGACCGACGATACGGTGTTCGCCCCCGTCGCGTGCGCCTGCGGCAAAAAGAAGAAGCACTACATGTTcggcccaccgccgccgccgccgaggccgaggccgacgccAACCCCGAATCCCCCGACGACGCCGACATACGGCCCCCCGACGCCGACACCCACGCCCGTGGAGGAGCCCAGGCCTCCGGCGCCCGAGGAGCCCGAGCCGTTCTTCAAGAAGAAGCCCAAGATGAAGTTCATGCACAAGAAGAAGCCGTGCCCGCCGCtcgtcgacgacgacgacacgACCCGGCCTGCTGCGACCCGGCAGGAGAAGAAGCTCCCCAAGAAATTGAACTAG